In Anopheles arabiensis isolate DONGOLA chromosome 2, AaraD3, whole genome shotgun sequence, the genomic window AAGCAAAATTGTACGAAAAACTGCTTCCGCCTGCGTCGTTCCGCGATGTTCGCTTTCGTTGAAGTGTGCACAGgcgcgttcgtgtgtgtgtgtgtgtgtgtgtgtgagtgtgtgtatgtttttcttgTTGGAATCTGACAGctgcaaaatcaaaacaaaccgtaACACGACGGTGTTTCACCTCCTGCACGACTTATATATGGGAGGGTGAAATACGCTCAACGGAGCAGTCCAGCGGTACAGTAGAGTCCGTTGTTtatggaaaattgaaataacgAAGGCGAAATTCTTGTTCCATGTGTAGGGTAGGTGTACCAATTGTTGTGCTAGCACCAATTGTTGTGCTATCGACAAAAAGAtcaaaattaatgaataaatgtGGTTATTTGCGGTCAATGTATTCATGTGTAGCGACCTCGGCCGCTACGATAAGGAAATATCGATCAGTTAAGCTTAGTTTAGATGTtaggttgattttatttaataatagaAGTAGTGCCGTGCGTTTCCGAAAAAGTAGTTTAGTCGTTTCACATGTAATTTATCGTATTTCCTTAATTTCTAGCAACTTTCATAATTATTCGAAGTCAACGCCGAAGTGGAGCGCCGTCCATCcaggtaccttttatccggctgtccgttaatccgtgctgttgagaaattaCAGTTTAaaacaaaggtgacattgcgttatgaggccGAAATaacacggaccggaatttcgcggccgtGGAATTCCGCatatacagtcagaattctatagttgaacgctttttagtttgGAACACATAGCACAACAATTGGTACATGAAAGAGGTTTTGGAAAATGACTATAACTTTTGTAAAAAGTGTCTAatttacaaaatgtaaaagCAATAATTTAGCGAAGATGTGTGCCTATCTCCTTCACCATTGtttataaattttgattcGGTAGTTTTGTCACAATTCATGTTTTAGTCCAAACGCTGTACAAACTCGTCCATCATTGGTGCACCTACTCTATGAATCAAACAAATATaagatttattttccaattcaCTTGAAAATTGAGAAATAATCCTTCCAAAttatgttccttttttatgcgAATCAAATCAGCACGATGCCCATGCAGCAAAAAAGTCATTCTTTCTCGTTCTTGCATTCATCAAAACCGGTTTCGCCAAAGCGAGACAGCATGTCTGTTTTGCTTGCTGGAAGCGTTTCGCTGCTGTCATCTCACAACTGTCAAATTGCCCAAAAAACGCTTCACCGTaggcgtgcgtgtgtatgcgtgtgtgagtgtgcccACAGCTTCAGAAGCTAAAAAAAGCCAACTCAAGGAAAAGATCGGCAGACTCACCCGTGTACAGTGGACAAAAGCCCGTAAAAAGTGCTGCATTTTCCGGCTTTTCCACCACAAACGCTGTCCGTGCTTACGGATTAGCTATGTTGCTTCCCGTGTAAAGTGGAGGAGCTCGTTTCCGTCTACTTTTGGTGTTgcgaaaaagggaagcaaTAAAACGGTGCTGTGTGCTATGGTGAAAGCGTGCAGAAAGAGGAGCCCCGTTTAATGTCGGTGACGATTTAGCttctttattttctcttcGCACGGGAACAAGAACAACCGACCGTGATTAGATCCGCACGCTCACGGTGTTCAGTTTGGTGGCAAGTGTACATTTTACGGTAGTTTTTGcgaaatacaaacaaacagcgcCTGCACGATGGCACCCCAGCCGCTGGAGCAGGGAGGAGCGGTGACGAGCTTCATCCCGACGGGGCAAGAGATGGCCCAGCGACAGAATCTGATCCCGTTAGGGCGTTTGATCGATTTCATCATCCAGCGAACGTACCACGAGCTGACGGTGTTGGCGGAATTGTAAGTGCTTCCCACCCATACCCACCCCGCCATACATTAACCCTCccgattgttttcgtttgcagGCTGCCCCGCAAAACCGACATGGATCGCAAGATTGAAATTTACAACTTTTCCGCCAGCACGCGGCAACTCTTCATCCGGCTGCTCGCCCTGGTCAAGTGGGCCAACTCCGCCTCCAAGGTGGACAAGTCGGCCAAGATTATGGGCTTCCTGGACAAGCAGTCGATGCTGTTCATCGATACGGCCGATATGCTGTCGCGCGTGGCACGCGAAACGCTCGTGCACGCCCGGCTGCCGAACTTTCACATACCGGCGGCGGTGGAAATCCTAACCACAGGGAGTTACTCGCGCCTGCCGTCCGTCATACGCGATCGGATTGTGCCGCCCGACCCGATCACGCCCGCCGAGAAGCGGCAAACGTTGCAGCGCCTGAATCAGGTCATCCAGCATCGGCTGGTGACGGGCAGCTTGCTGCCGCAGTTGCGCAAATTTCGCATCGAAAACGGCCGCGTCACGTTCAAGGTGGACCACGAGTTTGAGGTGTCGCTTACGGTGATGGGCGATGCACCGACCGTACCGTGGCGGCTGCTGGACATTGATTTCCTGGTGGAAGATAAGGAAACGGGCGATGGGAAGGCGTTGGTCCATCCGTTGCAGGTGAACTACATCCATCAGCTAATCCAGGGACGTATCGTGGACTGTACGGATGCCCTGGCGGAGGTGTACACCTGTCTGCACTACTTCTGCCAATCGCTGCAGCTGGAAGTGCTGTACACGCAAACGCTCCGTCTGATCCGCGACCGGCTCGATGATCACATCCACGTGGACGAGTACGTGGTTGGGTCACGCCTGACTGTGTCGTACTGGCGCGAGCTCACGAACAAGGATCCCAAATCGGAACTCGGCTACCGGCTAACGATCCAAACCGATCCGAACGATGCGGCGAAACAACTGGCAATCCTGCACGTACCGTCAATCGGCAACAAGGAGGCGGACATTGCGGACCGTGCCGTCCGGTCGGATCTGCTGTCGATGGAGCGGCTGCTGGTGCACACGGTGTACGTGCGGTCGCTCGCGCGCCTGAACGATGTGAAAACCGAGCTGCAGCTCTTCCTGAAGGACGTGGAGTACAATATCCAGGGCACGCCGGCCATGCTGACCGTGCCGGTGCTGAACCCGTGCCTGCGTGCCGAGCACATCTACATTACGGTCGATACGCACACGGGCATGCTACGCTGCCACGTGCCTAAGCACCTGGACTGTCCGATCATGCCCGAAATGCAGCACGCACTGAACAACGATTGGTCGAAGCTGCAGCACCTGATATCGGAGCTGCGCTACTGGATCACCCAGCGGCGATGCGAGAAGACGCTGCAGCATCTGCCGGCCGCGACGCAGGACCGGTTGCCGCTGATCTACTCGCACACCCATCCGATCGCACGGATGGGTCCGCACAAGGTGTTCATTCAGCTGTATCGACACGCGAACGTTATTTTGGTGAGcagttttgtgtgattttcaGTTCCTCAGTCAGTAAtggtgatgggtaaagttgacCTAGCGCCCAGtattatccggagtcggacTGAGTTGGCcgtagtcgttcggagtcgtccggaatcgtttggagtcgtctgaaaTCAGTTGAAGTCGATGTCGTCCATAGTCGGTCGGAGtcggccttcgaaacaaaggcttGTATACAAAGTGTACGCgaaaagtgaaagacaaaaaacaacgaaatgaaattcctgatcacaagcacattgcacCGGACGGCTTCTgttgactccgatcgactTTGGATGACTTCGAATGACTTCGACTTCGGGCaaatccggacgactccggacgactccggacggctccggacgactccggaccactccggacgactccagacgactctggacgactccggacgactacggCCGACTCCGAACTATTGTTGGGTGAatgagattcagattcatgaatcttaatgaatctttgaaatgatcggttgcaaagattcatgaatctcaaaagatttaTGAAACTCAAAAGATTCATATATCTCGAAAGACTCACGAATCTCTAGGGATTCATACATCTCCAAAGATTTATAGAGCTTGAGCTTCtcattattattcttcttggcgtaacaacctacgtggtcTTGCCAGCCTATAAGGCTTTATAAGGCGTGGTGGGATCGGGTGGGATCGCGCAAATTCTGTGTTTTTTAATCTTACATCTCTTAAGACTCATGAATCCCTGGAGgtaaatgaattttaaagGATTTAGCAATCCTATAGATTCATGTATCTTTGAAGATTAATTTATCTTTTGGTAtgaatttatattttgatatatttcatatgaatctttcgagattcatgaatccttggagattcatgaacatttagatattcatgaatctttgaagaatCGATTCGTCGATGAATCTAAACGAAAGATcaatgaaacccaacactactccgaacgacttcagacgactccgggcgacctCGGACGACTCCTGAAGACTCTGACTTCGGGCGGAACTCGTGGTTCTGATTGTgtcgaaatcggaatcggactaacaatagccggagtcggatcggaatcATGGGTGCGCTcaaaagagcacatcactagctTGTATTGTCTGTATTAATATAtccctttcttttttgcagaTCGTTGAgctgaaggagaagaaaacgTGCCCAAACGAAATGACCTACACCTTCTATCTGGTGCTGGTGAAACCGTCCTCCGTCGAGGAGGGACAATCGCCCGACGTGCTTAGCGGTCAGCCGCCTCAGCCGTCGGCCGCCGGTGGTCCTGCACCCGGCAGCGATGCGGCCAACGCCGCAATGCCCAAGATGTATCTGCGCGTCCTGTCCATGATTGAGTTCGACACGTTTGTAGCGACACACGGCCCGGGCACGTACATCGATGACCCGTGCCCGACCAGCACCAGCGGCACCAGCGTCAAGCGCAAGGTGTCCCCGCTGGACAACGCGCTGTCGGCGATCGGGCCACCGctgaagcagcaaaaaactaTCTACCCGGCGTACTTTATCCCCGAGCTGGCCCACGTGGTGGCGATGTGCGACGAAAAGCTACCGTTTGTCACGCTGGCGAAGGAGTTTTCGATGCGCAAGATACCGCACGGTGGTCTGCAGGTGGAAGCGAATGCGACCTCGCTcgtgctgaagctgctgaCACTACCCCAGCCGAAGCCACCACAAGCGCCACCTActccccagcagcagcagcagcaacaacagcaacagcaacaacccgGAACATCCGACGCCAAGTCGTCCGGTGCTGGCGCATCGGCAAACGAGCCGAAAACCGTACACGTGCCACCGATCGACAAGCAGGTGTGGAATGCGCTGCTCAAGCGTCTGCTCTCCGTGTCCGTACGGGCTCAGGTGAACAAGAGCAACCAGACGCGCCTCTGGACGATGGAGCTCGTCTTCTACGGCTCCCCGCTGCCCAGCCTGCACCACAAGGAGCAGGGCATGCGACGGGCCGTCTACCTGCAGTACGAAATGCAACCGGTCGAGTCGGTGTCCAAGGTGGTCGACCAGCTGCTGAGCGACTGGTCCAAGATCGTGTACCTGTACACACTCGTGCACGAGTTCCGCGAGCAGTACAACAACGAAAAGTACAACCTGCCCAGCATGGTGGCGATCAAATCGTACAGCTACACCAACCTGCTGCTCGCCTACGGCCCGAACAAGGACGTCAGCGTGAACATCTGCTGGGACACGGAGGCGAAGGAGTTCCGGCTCGTCTTCACCGGCGGCAACAGCGCGATCAACGCACACTCGATGATGCGCGACCAGCTGCAGGCCCACCTGAACCACAACTACAGCCTGGCGCAGGTCGTGCACATGCTGCACGAAACGTACCAGCCGCTCAGCTCGATCGCCAAGCTGCCGATCATACCGCATCTGGCGATCCTTCAGTCGCCCAAAATCCCGGTCCTGTCCTTCTGCATCATCCCCCAGTCGCCGACGCTACTGCGCATCTCCTTCCAGGGTGTGTACTGTCTGGAGGTGCGGTTCCGGGGCGGCGGCCTGTGCACCATCCGGGACGGTGCGTACAGCCGCTTCGACCGGAGCCACGTGGTGGAGGAATTCACA contains:
- the LOC120908576 gene encoding mediator of RNA polymerase II transcription subunit 14 isoform X2: MAPQPLEQGGAVTSFIPTGQEMAQRQNLIPLGRLIDFIIQRTYHELTVLAELLPRKTDMDRKIEIYNFSASTRQLFIRLLALVKWANSASKVDKSAKIMGFLDKQSMLFIDTADMLSRVARETLVHARLPNFHIPAAVEILTTGSYSRLPSVIRDRIVPPDPITPAEKRQTLQRLNQVIQHRLVTGSLLPQLRKFRIENGRVTFKVDHEFEVSLTVMGDAPTVPWRLLDIDFLVEDKETGDGKALVHPLQVNYIHQLIQGRIVDCTDALAEVYTCLHYFCQSLQLEVLYTQTLRLIRDRLDDHIHVDEYVVGSRLTVSYWRELTNKDPKSELGYRLTIQTDPNDAAKQLAILHVPSIGNKEADIADRAVRSDLLSMERLLVHTVYVRSLARLNDVKTELQLFLKDVEYNIQGTPAMLTVPVLNPCLRAEHIYITVDTHTGMLRCHVPKHLDCPIMPEMQHALNNDWSKLQHLISELRYWITQRRCEKTLQHLPAATQDRLPLIYSHTHPIARMGPHKVFIQLYRHANVILIVELKEKKTCPNEMTYTFYLVLVKPSSVEEGQSPDVLSGQPPQPSAAGGPAPGSDAANAAMPKMYLRVLSMIEFDTFVATHGPGTYIDDPCPTSTSGTSVKRKVSPLDNALSAIGPPLKQQKTIYPAYFIPELAHVVAMCDEKLPFVTLAKEFSMRKIPHGGLQVEANATSLVLKLLTLPQPKPPQAPPTPQQQQQQQQQQQQPGTSDAKSSGAGASANEPKTVHVPPIDKQVWNALLKRLLSVSVRAQVNKSNQTRLWTMELVFYGSPLPSLHHKEQGMRRAVYLQYEMQPVESVSKVVDQLLSDWSKIVYLYTLVHEFREQYNNEKYNLPSMVAIKSYSYTNLLLAYGPNKDVSVNICWDTEAKEFRLVFTGGNSAINAHSMMRDQLQAHLNHNYSLAQVVHMLHETYQPLSSIAKLPIIPHLAILQSPKIPVLSFCIIPQSPTLLRISFQGVYCLEVRFRGGGLCTIRDGAYSRFDRSHVVEEFTPTQGLKGFLSKYVDETAVFRRRSQSEDDNPPSPVTLEDPSAGAGNNGGGGGGGGGAGGGANTFLSGGTGMRGPQSPRDPGLRFAAPLTPPTSSNPHTPASPHPIGGGGGTGGAGGQGGQGGQGGQQQGHMNNFNMTSPPASHMPHPSPGGGLMPSSPLNAQPSPMAAHSPGPSSLSYMQSHTDGSPFAALSPAASNWPGSPGMPRPSPRPGQSPEHKVQTSHHYTSRVLPARSWAGAIPTTLTYEALDTLCRATPHPQKEVPGPELSPLERFLGSVFMRRQLQRIIHQEESLMAITSNEPGVVVFKADCLQYQVFLNPNHMQSLHLKVDQLPMGPMMDGKPPYQWAAQDLQILEQFFDHRVAAPPYRPAVMTSFTRMLNLPAKVLKDFIQIMRLDLMPELVQGNKWNVQFVLRVPPSATPIVPVGTTTILSHRQKILFFIQITRVPYLPNMEWKDAVTMLLPMVYDMNMNHTTLAERREPMPPQLTSAVSAHLRRFSECSVLLPDECSLFPAVHDLLLTLTLPNEPPAPGQMQMQLGGVMQPGGGPGVPGGPGGPMGGQIGGPTPQVVPQVGSSPSPMMHSPMQQMGGGGPQPGAYGGMVGGPGGGPQSGGPVGGGPGGPN
- the LOC120908576 gene encoding mediator of RNA polymerase II transcription subunit 14 isoform X1, with translation MAPQPLEQGGAVTSFIPTGQEMAQRQNLIPLGRLIDFIIQRTYHELTVLAELLPRKTDMDRKIEIYNFSASTRQLFIRLLALVKWANSASKVDKSAKIMGFLDKQSMLFIDTADMLSRVARETLVHARLPNFHIPAAVEILTTGSYSRLPSVIRDRIVPPDPITPAEKRQTLQRLNQVIQHRLVTGSLLPQLRKFRIENGRVTFKVDHEFEVSLTVMGDAPTVPWRLLDIDFLVEDKETGDGKALVHPLQVNYIHQLIQGRIVDCTDALAEVYTCLHYFCQSLQLEVLYTQTLRLIRDRLDDHIHVDEYVVGSRLTVSYWRELTNKDPKSELGYRLTIQTDPNDAAKQLAILHVPSIGNKEADIADRAVRSDLLSMERLLVHTVYVRSLARLNDVKTELQLFLKDVEYNIQGTPAMLTVPVLNPCLRAEHIYITVDTHTGMLRCHVPKHLDCPIMPEMQHALNNDWSKLQHLISELRYWITQRRCEKTLQHLPAATQDRLPLIYSHTHPIARMGPHKVFIQLYRHANVILIVELKEKKTCPNEMTYTFYLVLVKPSSVEEGQSPDVLSGQPPQPSAAGGPAPGSDAANAAMPKMYLRVLSMIEFDTFVATHGPGTYIDDPCPTSTSGTSVKRKVSPLDNALSAIGPPLKQQKTIYPAYFIPELAHVVAMCDEKLPFVTLAKEFSMRKIPHGGLQVEANATSLVLKLLTLPQPKPPQAPPTPQQQQQQQQQQQQPGTSDAKSSGAGASANEPKTVHVPPIDKQVWNALLKRLLSVSVRAQVNKSNQTRLWTMELVFYGSPLPSLHHKEQGMRRAVYLQYEMQPVESVSKVVDQLLSDWSKIVYLYTLVHEFREQYNNEKYNLPSMVAIKSYSYTNLLLAYGPNKDVSVNICWDTEAKEFRLVFTGGNSAINAHSMMRDQLQAHLNHNYSLAQVVHMLHETYQPLSSIAKLPIIPHLAILQSPKIPVLSFCIIPQSPTLLRISFQGVYCLEVRFRGGGLCTIRDGAYSRFDRSHVVEEFTPTQGLKGFLSKYVDETAVFRRRSQSEDDNPPSPVTLEDPSAGAGNNGGGGGGGGGAGGGANTFLSGGTGMRGPQSPRDPGLRFAAPLTPPTSSNPHTPASPHPIGGGGGTGGAGGQGGQGGQGGQQQGHMNNFNMTSPPASHMPHPSPGGGLMPSSPLNAQPSPMAAHSPGPSSLSYMQSHTDGSPFAALSPAASNWPGSPGMPRPSPRPGQSPEHKVQTSHHYTSRVLPARSWAGAIPTTLTYEALDTLCRATPHPQKEVPGPELSPLERFLGSVFMRRQLQRIIHQEESLMAITSNEPGVVVFKADCLQYQVFLNPNHMQSLHLKVDQLPMGPMMDGKPPYQWAAQDLQILEQFFDHRVAAPPYRPAVMTSFTRMLNLPAKVLKDFIQIMRLDLMPELVQGNKWNVQFVLRVPPSATPIVPVGTTTILSHRQKILFFIQITRVPYLPNMEWKDAVTMLLPMVYDMNMNHTTLAERREPMPPQLTSAVSAHLRRFSECSVLLPDECSLFPAVHDLLLTLTLPNEPPAPGQMQMQQLGGVMQPGGGPGVPGGPGGPMGGQIGGPTPQVVPQVGSSPSPMMHSPMQQMGGGGPQPGAYGGMVGGPGGGPQSGGPVGGGPGGPN